In Pelagibius sp. CAU 1746, the following proteins share a genomic window:
- a CDS encoding glycosyltransferase family 9 protein encodes MRLLFITATRIGDAVLSTGLLGEMIAHRPGIKVTVAVGRLSAPLFAAVPGLERIILIDKQSYNRHWLKVWRHTAFRYWDIVIDLRGSAVSYLVPAGRRYVIGKRKPGRHRVEELGDLIGMSPPPAPRLWLAAAVRERAAALLPDDGRPVLAVAPAANWQGKTWPAERFAELALRLTAEDGILPGARIAVLAAPQEMFQARPVLQAAGERGVNLFEKSDLLMAAGCLERADFFVGNDSGLMHLAAAAGIPTLGLFGPSPEARYRPWGPKAAFVRTPESFEELTGAPDFDFAARQCFMESLSVDAAETAARNLWARVSAA; translated from the coding sequence ATGCGCCTGCTTTTCATCACCGCGACCCGCATCGGCGATGCCGTGCTCTCGACCGGCCTCTTGGGCGAGATGATCGCACACCGTCCGGGGATCAAGGTGACCGTCGCGGTGGGCCGCCTCTCGGCCCCGCTCTTCGCCGCCGTGCCGGGGCTGGAGCGCATCATCCTCATCGACAAGCAGAGCTACAACCGTCACTGGCTGAAGGTCTGGCGCCACACGGCCTTCCGCTACTGGGACATCGTCATCGACCTGCGCGGCTCGGCGGTCTCCTACCTGGTGCCGGCGGGGCGGCGCTACGTTATCGGCAAGCGCAAGCCGGGCCGCCACCGGGTGGAGGAACTGGGCGACCTGATCGGAATGTCGCCGCCGCCGGCGCCGCGCCTCTGGCTGGCCGCGGCGGTGCGCGAGAGGGCGGCAGCGCTGCTGCCGGACGACGGCAGGCCGGTGCTGGCCGTGGCCCCGGCCGCCAACTGGCAGGGCAAGACCTGGCCGGCCGAACGCTTCGCCGAGCTGGCCCTGCGGCTCACCGCCGAGGACGGCATCCTGCCCGGCGCGCGTATCGCCGTGCTGGCGGCGCCGCAGGAGATGTTCCAGGCGCGGCCGGTGCTGCAGGCGGCAGGGGAGCGCGGGGTCAACCTCTTCGAGAAAAGCGATCTTCTGATGGCCGCCGGCTGCCTGGAGCGCGCGGACTTCTTCGTCGGCAACGATTCGGGCTTGATGCACCTCGCCGCGGCAGCGGGCATACCCACCCTGGGACTCTTCGGCCCCAGTCCCGAGGCGCGCTACCGCCCCTGGGGGCCGAAAGCCGCCTTCGTGCGCACGCCGGAGAGCTTCGAGGAACTGACCGGCGCGCCGGATTTCGACTTCGCCGCCCGCCAGTGCTTCATGGAAAGCCTCAGCGTCGACGCGGCGGAGACCGCCGCCCGCAACCTCTGGGCCCGGGTGTCGGCCG